The Lemur catta isolate mLemCat1 chromosome X, mLemCat1.pri, whole genome shotgun sequence genome has a window encoding:
- the ACTRT1 gene encoding actin-related protein T1, with product MFNPHVLDVPAVIFDNGSGYCKAGLSGETGPRHVIKCAVGHPKVNIPLERTNQKKYFVGEEALYKYEALYLRYPIERGLVTGWDDMEKLWKHIFEWKLGVKPCQQPVLMTEPSLNPRETREKLTEMMFENFNVPAFYLSNHAALALYASACVTGLVVDSGDGVTCTVPIFEGYSLPHAVTKLYVAGRDITEHLTRLLFARGYTCPCILNKPLVNDIKENLCYIALEPEKELRKKPEEVLREYKLPDGHVIHIGDQLYQVPEVLFAPDQLGIHSPGLSKMVSSSIMKCDTDIQNNLFAEIVLSGGTTLFPGLEERLMKELEQLASKGTPIKITASPDRCFSAWIGASIMTSLSSFKQMWVTSADFKEFGKSVVQRKCF from the coding sequence ATGTTTAATCCACATGTATTAGATGTTCCTGCTGTGATTTTTGACAATGGTTCGGGATACTGCAAAGCTGGCTTATCTGGAGAGACTGGACCTCGCCATGTCATCAAGTGTGCTGTGGGGCATCCTAAAGTCAACATACCTTTAGAAAGAACCAATCAGAAGAAGTATTTTGTGGGGGAAGAAGCCCTGTACAAGTATGAGGCCTTATATTTGCGTTACCCTATTGAGCGTGGATTGGTAACAGGATGGGATGACATGGAGAAACTCTGGAAACATATTTTCGAGTGGAAGCTGGGAGTAAAACCCTGTCAACAGCCTGTGCTCATGACTGAGCCCTCCTTAAACCCGAGGGAGACTCGAGAAAAGCTTACCGAAATGATGTTTGAGAACTTCAATGTGCCTGCTTTCTATCTGTCCAACCATGCCGCCCTAGCACTCTATGCCTCTGCCTGTGTCACAGGCCTGGTGGTGGACAGTGGGGATGGGGTCACTTGCACTGTCCCCATCTTTGAGGGTTACTCACTGCCTCATGCAGTCACGAAGCTCTATGTGGCAGGGAGAGACATCACAGAGCACCTCACCCGGCTCCTCTTTGCTAGAGGGTATACCTGTCCTTGCATACTCAACAAGCCCTTGGTAAATGACATCAAAGAGAATCTGTGCTACATTGCCTTGGAGCCAGAGAAAGAGCTACGTAAAAAGCCAGAGGAGGTCTTGAGAGAATACAAACTGCCAGATGGACATGTCATCCACATTGGTGACCAGCTGTACCAGGTGCCAGAAGTTCTTTTTGCTCCTGATCAGCTTGGCATCCACAGTCCAGGACTCTCAAAAATGGTCTCCAGCAGCATTATGAAATGTGACACTGACATCCAGAATAACCTTTTTGCAGAGATCGTTCTCTCTGGGGGCACCACTCTCTTTCCTGGGCTGGAAGAAAGGCTCATGAAAGAACTGGAACAGCTGGCTTCCAAAGGGACCCCTATCAAGATCACAGCTTCTCCTGATAGATGTTTCTCTGCGTGGATCGGTGCATCCATCATGACCTCTCTGAGCAGTTTCAAGCAGATGTGGGTCACTTCTGCAGATTTCAAGGAGTTTGGGAAATCTGTGGTTcagagaaaatgcttttaa